A portion of the Spirochaetales bacterium genome contains these proteins:
- a CDS encoding (d)CMP kinase encodes MSNKITIAISGKSGCGNTSVSKIVADTLGLRLINFTFRDMAKEWGIDFEEMCELAEKDPQYDRYLDNMLIMLASKGDCVLGSRLAIWHLKNADLKAYLMSSIEVRAARIAKREKIPYETSIARTIERDRRDHARYLRQYGIDIDGYDFADCIIDTEKGDQYYVAGLIIDRAKGIISDETGR; translated from the coding sequence ATGTCGAATAAAATAACGATAGCGATATCCGGAAAAAGCGGGTGCGGCAACACCTCCGTCTCGAAGATTGTCGCGGATACACTGGGTTTGCGTCTTATTAATTTTACTTTTCGGGATATGGCAAAGGAATGGGGGATCGATTTCGAGGAGATGTGCGAACTCGCGGAAAAGGATCCGCAGTACGACCGATACCTCGATAATATGTTGATCATGCTCGCGTCCAAGGGTGATTGTGTGCTCGGTTCGAGGCTTGCAATCTGGCATTTGAAAAATGCCGATTTGAAGGCCTATCTCATGAGTTCGATCGAAGTCCGCGCAGCACGGATCGCGAAGCGGGAGAAAATCCCGTATGAAACGTCGATTGCGCGAACAATCGAGAGGGACAGGAGGGACCACGCGCGCTATCTCAGGCAGTACGGCATCGATATCGACGGCTATGATTTTGCCGACTGTATCATCGATACGGAAAAGGGCGACCAGTACTATGTCGCCGGTTTGATCATCGATCGTGCAAAAGGAATAATCTCAGACGAAACCGGCCGCTGA
- the miaA gene encoding tRNA (adenosine(37)-N6)-dimethylallyltransferase MiaA — MDSKNKKRLPAVILVGPTAVGKSSFIYGNFNEKWEIINADSQQVYMYLSIGTAKPDPGRFNKMAHHLFDFVDPSRQFNAGEFVKMADACIEEIHARKNIPLIVGGTGFYIKNFLYGLPETPPSDQKIRRKLKKEAAEKGLANLYDRLALIDPVYAEKVRKKDLLRIIRALEVYELTGKPVTSFDVPGDKRDGLNVHITGLTLERAELYKRIDDRVDAMFERGLPDEVKRLLEMGFTEDDPGMKGIGYREFFLMQQGCFTFPEIKELIKQNTRRYAKRQITYFKTLPGIRWHHPDETETMLVEIMDFLRQSYDRDLRIQEFFHPTAFSE, encoded by the coding sequence ATCGACTCGAAGAATAAGAAACGGCTACCCGCTGTCATTCTTGTCGGGCCGACGGCTGTCGGAAAATCCTCGTTCATTTACGGTAACTTCAATGAGAAGTGGGAAATCATTAACGCGGATTCCCAGCAGGTATACATGTACCTTTCGATCGGGACGGCGAAACCGGACCCCGGCCGGTTCAATAAAATGGCCCATCACCTCTTTGATTTTGTCGATCCCTCACGCCAATTCAACGCGGGTGAGTTTGTAAAAATGGCCGATGCATGTATCGAAGAGATTCACGCGCGAAAGAACATACCGCTCATTGTCGGGGGGACGGGTTTTTATATAAAAAATTTTCTGTATGGTTTGCCGGAAACACCACCCTCGGATCAGAAAATACGCAGGAAATTGAAAAAGGAAGCTGCGGAAAAGGGGTTGGCGAACCTGTACGACAGACTCGCCCTCATCGATCCGGTATACGCGGAAAAAGTCAGGAAAAAAGATTTGTTGAGGATTATCCGGGCCCTCGAAGTATATGAGTTAACGGGAAAACCCGTCACGTCGTTTGATGTGCCGGGGGATAAAAGGGACGGACTCAACGTTCACATCACGGGTCTTACCCTTGAACGTGCCGAACTCTACAAACGTATTGATGACCGTGTGGATGCGATGTTCGAACGGGGACTCCCGGATGAGGTGAAACGTCTTCTCGAAATGGGATTCACGGAAGACGATCCCGGGATGAAAGGGATCGGTTATCGTGAGTTTTTTCTTATGCAACAAGGTTGTTTTACCTTTCCGGAAATAAAGGAACTGATAAAACAGAATACCCGCCGCTACGCGAAAAGGCAGATAACCTATTTTAAAACGCTTCCCGGTATCCGCTGGCACCATCCGGATGAAACGGAGACAATGCTTGTGGAGATCATGGACTTTCTTCGGCAATCATATGATCGAGACCTCCGGATACAGGAATTCTTTCATCCCACCGCCTTTTCAGAATGA
- a CDS encoding DUF2225 domain-containing protein, translating into MKKITYFSKNQLICPVCGTRFYREEMHSGGGRLLAGKLTRDLRRLYEPSKKYGEQCPLIYVITVCPSCYYATFPDDFSQASSAAKERIESETMKRKESISMIFPNLNFTEPRDLKEGVSSYYFAVMCYEHFDKRFSPTIKRAIASIRSAWLYADLHRKYPDENFDYLSLLFYRKARFFYGLAIEWEQKGKELLSGIRTFGPDIDKNYGYEGLLYLSSLLEFLYGPTKDVEKRVKSLENIKRVISKTHGIGKATKAKPSTILEKAKDLYNDVGKEIQQLKIELS; encoded by the coding sequence ATAAAAAAGATAACCTATTTTTCTAAAAATCAATTGATTTGTCCCGTATGCGGAACGCGGTTTTATCGCGAAGAAATGCACAGCGGCGGGGGAAGGCTTCTGGCCGGCAAACTCACACGGGATCTGCGGCGCCTGTACGAACCCTCGAAAAAATACGGGGAACAATGCCCCCTCATCTATGTCATAACGGTGTGCCCGTCCTGTTATTACGCGACATTTCCCGATGATTTCAGCCAGGCATCCTCTGCGGCAAAAGAACGGATAGAATCGGAGACGATGAAACGTAAAGAGAGTATTTCAATGATTTTTCCGAATCTCAATTTCACCGAACCGCGCGATCTGAAAGAGGGTGTCTCGAGTTACTATTTCGCTGTGATGTGCTATGAACACTTCGACAAACGGTTTTCTCCGACGATCAAGCGTGCTATCGCTTCGATCAGGTCCGCCTGGCTGTATGCGGATCTTCACAGGAAATATCCCGATGAAAACTTCGACTATCTTTCACTGCTGTTCTACCGCAAGGCACGTTTTTTCTATGGACTCGCGATCGAATGGGAACAGAAAGGGAAAGAATTGTTGAGCGGCATCAGGACATTCGGCCCCGATATCGATAAAAATTACGGTTATGAAGGGCTGCTTTATCTCTCGAGTCTTCTGGAGTTTCTTTACGGTCCGACAAAGGATGTAGAAAAACGGGTAAAATCCCTCGAAAACATAAAAAGGGTCATTTCGAAAACGCACGGCATCGGCAAAGCAACCAAGGCGAAACCATCGACGATTCTGGAAAAAGCGAAGGATCTTTACAACGACGTCGGAAAAGAGATCCAGCAGTTGAAGATAGAGTTGTCCTGA
- a CDS encoding HAMP domain-containing histidine kinase: MDIGSVINTGRIVFLTLFVSNLAVIFLRYDSHGNRREFFLFALIVVFIGVKNMFPRISVFGVMASLALVLVAGNLLFTLKGVRFHYLWNISTGLHAVVIIALMSAGAGHTVCFSLYYCFIVCVLLFHPMHILFDLYKKTHRGVFLYLLICSVLLMFARPFDFLCDSLSLGYIDTTLWVSIFFLCGIGYMLFHEGYLLKEELYGFHAKLGKKEKKLSEALSRVARTEHTLVVQDRLAAASLLAAGTTHEFKNMLANLKILSQYGLIKHDVKRKDEILSAVLELAQSGSDMVSRFIDTITHNGRQTVCRIDLKEDLFQFFKLVRTTYRQNAVLFTIDVEEGCAVFAGKSEIEQIIFNLIRNSVESVKTAGGSEKHVGVTIRRIDGHVVIDVTDNGAGVPEGSENIIFEPHFSGRQSTGIGLYIVKEIVRKNMGHIEYIACDNGACFRVVFPAA; this comes from the coding sequence ATGGATATCGGGAGTGTAATCAATACGGGGAGAATCGTATTTCTCACGCTTTTTGTTTCGAATCTCGCGGTGATTTTTCTTCGATACGATAGTCACGGCAACAGGCGGGAGTTTTTTCTTTTTGCGCTTATTGTCGTTTTTATCGGCGTAAAGAACATGTTCCCCCGCATTTCCGTTTTCGGTGTCATGGCTTCACTTGCTCTTGTCCTGGTTGCCGGTAACCTGCTTTTTACCCTCAAGGGCGTAAGGTTTCACTATTTGTGGAATATCTCAACCGGATTGCACGCCGTCGTCATTATTGCGCTTATGTCTGCGGGCGCGGGCCATACCGTCTGTTTTTCTTTATATTATTGTTTTATTGTCTGCGTTCTTCTTTTTCATCCGATGCATATCCTATTTGACCTGTACAAAAAAACACACCGCGGAGTCTTTCTGTACCTTTTGATTTGTTCGGTATTGTTAATGTTCGCCCGGCCGTTTGATTTTCTCTGTGACTCACTCTCTCTCGGGTATATCGATACGACACTCTGGGTTTCCATTTTTTTTCTTTGCGGCATCGGTTATATGCTTTTTCATGAGGGGTATCTGCTGAAAGAGGAATTGTACGGCTTTCATGCCAAACTGGGGAAAAAGGAAAAAAAGCTTTCGGAGGCGCTTTCACGTGTCGCACGCACAGAACACACACTCGTCGTTCAGGACCGTCTCGCTGCCGCTTCCCTCCTCGCGGCCGGGACGACACATGAGTTCAAGAATATGCTCGCCAACCTCAAAATACTTTCACAGTACGGACTGATAAAGCATGATGTGAAACGGAAAGATGAAATTCTTTCCGCGGTCCTCGAATTGGCGCAGTCCGGAAGCGACATGGTTTCCCGTTTTATTGATACCATCACCCATAACGGCCGCCAAACCGTATGCCGGATCGATCTGAAAGAGGATCTCTTCCAGTTTTTCAAGCTTGTAAGAACCACATACAGACAGAACGCTGTTCTTTTTACTATCGATGTCGAAGAGGGTTGTGCCGTTTTTGCCGGTAAAAGCGAAATCGAACAGATTATCTTCAATCTTATAAGAAACTCGGTCGAATCAGTAAAGACGGCAGGCGGAAGCGAAAAACACGTGGGTGTGACGATCAGGAGGATCGACGGCCATGTGGTGATCGATGTGACGGACAACGGGGCCGGCGTACCGGAAGGGTCGGAAAACATCATATTCGAACCGCATTTTTCCGGAAGGCAAAGTACCGGTATCGGTCTCTATATCGTAAAGGAGATCGTACGGAAAAATATGGGTCATATCGAATATATCGCGTGCGATAACGGCGCCTGTTTCAGGGTCGTATTCCCGGCGGCATAA
- a CDS encoding YicC family protein yields MKSMTGFSYLEHQSEKYHLVINLKSYNNRFLDIVVYLPPFLAQLEQRLRGFIAERVNRGRVEVILKVKEIEEEVEVLLDKEIIHTYVSALKKLAGEAGIHDKITLSHLLRIEGILKPKKNYDIERYWESILPLLDQSFAEFDASRMVEGGRTKEYIKTIIEKIGKNVTVIDKHIPEIEEKIKETLRNKFHELLGNEIDEGRVISETALMLIKFDIREEVSRMKSHLLSFSSIIEEEGSVGKKLDFICQELNREINTIGSKSIFLDVNNAVITVKDSIETIRELLRNVE; encoded by the coding sequence ATGAAAAGTATGACGGGATTCAGTTATCTCGAACATCAGTCTGAAAAATATCACCTCGTGATTAATCTCAAATCCTACAATAACCGTTTTCTTGATATCGTCGTCTATCTTCCTCCGTTTCTCGCGCAGCTCGAGCAGCGGTTGCGCGGCTTTATTGCCGAACGGGTGAACAGGGGAAGAGTGGAGGTAATTCTCAAGGTGAAGGAAATCGAGGAGGAAGTGGAAGTCCTTCTGGATAAGGAGATTATCCATACCTATGTCTCCGCCCTCAAAAAGCTTGCCGGGGAGGCGGGGATCCATGATAAGATCACACTTTCGCATTTATTGCGGATCGAGGGTATCCTTAAACCGAAAAAAAATTACGACATCGAAAGATACTGGGAATCGATCCTGCCGCTTTTGGATCAATCATTCGCCGAGTTCGATGCATCGAGGATGGTCGAGGGAGGACGGACAAAGGAATATATCAAAACGATTATCGAAAAGATCGGTAAAAACGTGACCGTTATCGATAAGCATATCCCCGAAATCGAAGAAAAGATAAAGGAAACACTCAGGAATAAATTTCACGAGCTTTTAGGAAATGAAATAGATGAAGGCCGTGTCATTTCGGAAACCGCCCTGATGCTCATAAAATTCGATATCAGGGAAGAAGTTTCCCGCATGAAATCCCACCTTCTGAGTTTTTCGTCGATTATCGAGGAAGAGGGGAGTGTCGGAAAAAAACTCGATTTCATCTGTCAGGAATTGAACCGGGAGATAAATACGATCGGATCGAAAAGCATATTTTTAGACGTGAACAACGCCGTTATCACGGTGAAGGATTCGATTGAAACCATACGGGAGCTGCTTCGGAATGTCGAATAA
- the murC gene encoding UDP-N-acetylmuramate--L-alanine ligase — protein MRASLLFSSIENRRIHMVGVKGTGMTALAEILHERGAVLSGSDVEDEFYTDRILGDLGIPVSSGFSGDHVPGGTELIIYSSAYSRETNPELNKAGRSGIPCITYPEALGMLSQKQDSSGVSGVHGKTTTTAMTGTIIKALKLPATVIVGSEVPGFGGRSTLILGKKYLVAETCEYQRHFLHFKPSRIVMTSIEEDHTDYFKDRADIMRAFEEYGLSLVKNGTLIYCIDDGGVSEVVEKIREKRSDIDYIQYGRKAEGDFRITSIMTGNGEVRFRLRRFEKEFSIRIPGEHSAMNATAAIALAVSILEREKGIIDNRDEISIRTALCSFSGSRRRSEILGEAGGILFMDDYAHHPTAVRTTLKGIRDFYPERRLIVDFMSHTYSRTYRFLEAFGRCFEYADKVMLHEIYASAREKDKAIVSGEALYREVSKHHVEVRYIGKVAGAAALIKRELKEGDIFITMGAGDNWKVGRELFKRFSGEDV, from the coding sequence ATGAGGGCCTCTTTACTCTTCTCGTCAATTGAAAATCGCCGCATCCATATGGTCGGTGTAAAGGGTACCGGTATGACCGCGCTCGCTGAAATACTTCATGAGCGCGGGGCTGTGTTGTCCGGAAGCGATGTCGAAGACGAATTTTATACGGACAGGATTTTGGGCGACCTCGGAATACCGGTTTCATCCGGATTCAGCGGCGACCATGTCCCCGGCGGTACGGAGCTGATCATTTATTCATCGGCTTATTCGAGAGAGACGAACCCCGAATTGAATAAAGCGGGGAGGTCGGGCATACCGTGTATCACCTACCCCGAAGCCCTCGGTATGCTCTCCCAAAAACAGGATTCAAGCGGCGTATCCGGGGTTCACGGAAAAACAACGACGACCGCCATGACCGGTACGATAATAAAGGCCCTGAAACTTCCCGCCACGGTAATCGTCGGAAGCGAGGTGCCTGGCTTCGGCGGCAGATCGACACTCATTCTCGGAAAAAAGTATCTTGTGGCGGAAACCTGCGAATATCAGCGGCATTTTTTGCATTTCAAACCCTCGAGGATTGTGATGACCTCGATAGAAGAAGATCACACCGACTATTTCAAGGATCGAGCCGATATCATGCGCGCCTTTGAAGAATACGGATTGTCGCTCGTTAAAAACGGCACGCTCATCTACTGCATCGATGACGGGGGGGTGAGTGAGGTCGTTGAAAAAATCAGGGAAAAGAGGTCCGATATCGATTATATACAATACGGAAGAAAAGCGGAGGGTGATTTCAGGATAACCTCGATTATGACAGGAAACGGCGAAGTGCGATTCCGTCTCCGGCGCTTCGAAAAAGAGTTCTCGATACGAATTCCGGGTGAACACTCCGCCATGAACGCGACCGCGGCAATCGCATTGGCAGTTTCGATACTCGAACGTGAAAAAGGAATCATCGACAATCGGGATGAAATATCGATCCGTACCGCGCTCTGCTCGTTTAGCGGAAGCAGGAGGAGGAGCGAGATACTCGGTGAGGCGGGCGGTATTCTTTTTATGGATGATTACGCGCACCATCCCACCGCGGTTCGCACGACACTGAAAGGGATTCGTGATTTTTATCCGGAAAGAAGGCTGATCGTGGATTTCATGTCGCATACCTATTCGCGCACGTATCGATTTCTCGAGGCCTTCGGCCGATGTTTTGAATACGCGGACAAGGTAATGCTTCACGAGATCTACGCCTCGGCACGTGAAAAGGACAAGGCAATCGTATCCGGGGAAGCACTGTACCGGGAAGTATCGAAGCATCATGTCGAGGTGAGGTATATCGGAAAGGTTGCGGGTGCCGCCGCTTTGATCAAAAGAGAATTGAAAGAAGGCGACATTTTTATTACAATGGGGGCAGGCGACAACTGGAAGGTCGGCAGGGAACTATTCAAGCGGTTTTCAGGAGAAGACGTATGA
- the cdaA gene encoding diadenylate cyclase CdaA, giving the protein MNYLRPGLDILILAFIIYKCYQILVQTRAIQLLKGTFMLVIIISLTFLLDLKTLSWLFRYIGPSIILFLAVIFQPELRKIFTKIGQDKWFRFRSIAKKYHFESVLNSVEVLSAKKRGSLIVLARNIGLKNIIETGTRLDAALSSSLILTVFTEDTPLHDGAIVIKEDTIIAAGCFLPLSEQLDIRRSFGTRHRAALGLTEETDAVVLIVSEETGAISLSYDAHLLYDISIEEAARRLKTLFEFGEDEGDGEGEEGGLED; this is encoded by the coding sequence ATGAATTACCTGAGACCCGGTCTCGATATCCTGATTCTGGCATTCATCATATATAAATGTTATCAGATCCTCGTTCAGACAAGGGCGATTCAACTTCTCAAGGGTACATTTATGCTCGTCATCATCATTTCATTGACGTTCCTTCTCGATTTAAAAACCTTGAGCTGGCTTTTTCGCTATATCGGCCCGTCGATTATTCTTTTTCTCGCCGTTATTTTTCAACCCGAATTGAGAAAGATTTTCACGAAAATCGGTCAGGATAAATGGTTCCGGTTCAGATCGATCGCCAAAAAATATCATTTCGAATCGGTATTGAATTCCGTCGAGGTGCTTTCGGCAAAAAAACGGGGGAGTCTGATCGTCCTCGCACGAAATATCGGACTCAAGAATATCATCGAAACGGGGACGCGGCTCGATGCTGCACTCTCCTCGAGCCTGATCCTTACCGTTTTCACCGAAGATACGCCCCTTCACGATGGGGCGATCGTTATCAAGGAAGACACGATTATCGCGGCCGGTTGTTTCCTGCCCCTTTCCGAACAGCTCGATATACGCCGGAGTTTCGGAACCAGGCACCGGGCGGCATTGGGATTGACGGAAGAAACCGACGCGGTCGTTCTTATCGTTTCGGAAGAAACCGGCGCCATTTCGCTGTCCTACGACGCTCATTTGCTTTACGACATATCGATCGAAGAGGCGGCGAGAAGACTAAAAACCCTCTTTGAATTCGGGGAAGACGAAGGCGACGGCGAGGGAGAAGAGGGAGGCCTTGAAGATTAG
- a CDS encoding 1-deoxy-D-xylulose-5-phosphate synthase: MNTRYPLLSGIKQPDDLKRIPIDSLPALAAEIRRMIINVVSENGGHLASNLGAVELTIALHRVFNSPIDKIIWDVGHQAYTHKLLTGRMKSFPTLRKLNGISGFPKRTESPHDILDAGHASTSISAALGILVGQKLNGADGSVIAVIGDGALTGGLAFEGLNHAGHLNKELIIVLNDNTMSISPNVGALSSYLSQITATKLYQGIKRGFSQIILKMPLFGKILFDFLFRLKKGIKAFLFHESIFSDLGFEYIGPIDGHNIRLMIKVFNQVRHIREKPIVVHIKTRKGKGYSHAEGDPAGYHGVSAFSIVNGKVEKKGNMTFTEAFSDSIARLGAENGRIIAITAAMKIGTGLSTFQTKYPDRFFDVGITEQHALTFAAGLALSGHRPVVAIYSTFMQRAVDQFIHDVALQKLPVIVMMDRSGLVGGDGETHQGIYDIPLFKAIPGITYLAPASKAEIDLMLRYALSLNEPVLIRYPKALCMPDSASLESPIEKGKGVFIRRNSADILLIALGGLLNEALEASNLLSQKGILSDVYNLRFIKPIDTMFLCGHAAGYSYIVVIEDGATTGGIGESIQSVIESAGMKKPFRKLGVPEIFPGQGTREELISQCGIDSEGIAEAVEEMLESSGKLRIVKTAAEGVKE; the protein is encoded by the coding sequence ATGAATACCCGTTATCCCCTCCTGAGTGGCATCAAACAGCCGGACGATCTAAAAAGAATTCCAATCGATTCCCTCCCCGCGCTCGCTGCGGAAATCAGGCGGATGATAATCAATGTCGTAAGCGAGAACGGTGGACATCTCGCCTCGAATCTCGGAGCCGTGGAACTCACGATCGCCCTTCACCGGGTATTCAATTCTCCGATCGATAAAATAATCTGGGATGTGGGCCACCAGGCGTACACGCACAAACTGCTTACCGGAAGAATGAAATCGTTTCCGACACTCAGAAAACTGAACGGGATAAGCGGGTTCCCGAAACGGACGGAAAGTCCCCACGATATTCTCGACGCCGGCCACGCCTCGACTTCGATTTCCGCTGCGCTCGGTATTCTCGTCGGACAAAAACTGAATGGCGCGGACGGCAGTGTTATCGCCGTTATCGGCGACGGGGCTCTGACCGGAGGTCTGGCGTTCGAGGGCTTGAATCATGCCGGACATTTGAACAAAGAACTCATCATCGTTCTCAATGACAATACCATGTCGATTTCACCGAATGTCGGCGCGCTCTCTTCCTACCTTTCGCAGATTACGGCAACGAAACTGTATCAGGGTATCAAACGCGGCTTTTCACAAATAATACTGAAAATGCCTTTGTTCGGAAAAATTTTATTCGACTTCCTGTTCAGACTCAAAAAGGGAATCAAGGCCTTCCTTTTTCATGAGAGTATTTTTTCAGATCTCGGTTTTGAATACATCGGGCCGATCGACGGCCATAATATACGGCTCATGATCAAGGTTTTCAACCAGGTAAGGCATATCCGGGAAAAACCGATCGTCGTTCATATAAAAACACGGAAAGGGAAGGGGTACAGCCATGCGGAAGGCGATCCCGCTGGATATCACGGCGTCAGTGCTTTTTCGATCGTCAACGGAAAAGTGGAAAAAAAGGGGAATATGACATTCACCGAGGCATTTTCGGACAGTATCGCCAGATTAGGGGCGGAAAACGGCCGGATTATCGCCATTACCGCGGCGATGAAAATCGGAACGGGACTCTCCACTTTTCAGACAAAGTATCCGGACCGGTTTTTTGACGTCGGTATCACGGAGCAGCACGCGCTCACCTTCGCGGCCGGACTCGCGCTTTCGGGCCACAGGCCGGTCGTCGCCATATATTCGACCTTTATGCAGCGCGCGGTCGATCAGTTTATCCATGATGTGGCACTGCAGAAATTACCCGTTATCGTCATGATGGACAGGTCGGGACTCGTCGGCGGCGACGGGGAAACACATCAGGGTATTTACGACATCCCTCTCTTCAAGGCGATTCCCGGCATTACCTACCTGGCGCCGGCTTCGAAGGCCGAAATAGATCTCATGCTTCGCTATGCTTTATCCTTAAATGAACCGGTCCTTATCCGGTATCCAAAAGCCCTCTGTATGCCGGATTCGGCTTCATTGGAAAGCCCCATTGAAAAAGGAAAGGGAGTATTTATCCGCAGGAACTCAGCCGATATCCTGCTTATCGCGTTGGGGGGACTCCTTAACGAGGCGCTGGAAGCTTCGAACCTGCTTTCACAAAAAGGAATTCTTTCGGACGTTTATAATCTTCGTTTTATCAAACCGATCGATACAATGTTTTTATGCGGGCACGCCGCCGGTTACTCATATATCGTGGTGATAGAAGACGGGGCAACCACCGGCGGGATCGGCGAATCGATACAGTCGGTCATTGAGTCGGCGGGAATGAAAAAACCTTTCAGAAAACTCGGCGTTCCGGAAATCTTTCCAGGTCAGGGAACACGGGAAGAACTGATCAGCCAATGCGGAATCGACAGCGAGGGTATTGCCGAGGCGGTCGAAGAGATGCTCGAGTCATCGGGAAAGTTGCGTATCGTCAAAACAGCTGCCGAAGGTGTCAAAGAATGA
- the truA gene encoding tRNA pseudouridine(38-40) synthase TruA, with product MRNIRATLCYDGTDFSGWQIQKEDRTVQGRIEAALAAVHGHPVGVIAAGRTDSGVHATGQVIHFLSDIDSIEGSRFREAINSGLDRDVRVIESREASFDFHARYSARVRIYRYFLYFGPVVLPHYHRYALRRYRRPNLKKINRMAGYLIGEHDFTSFCASGDESTSKKRVVFSSCFYPQGDFLVYKIAADAFLYRMVRNIVGTILECEEKAMPAEIINDILAARERRRAGQTIESRGLFLDKVLYDGEEKSL from the coding sequence ATGAGAAACATTCGCGCCACCCTCTGCTATGACGGGACGGATTTTTCGGGGTGGCAGATTCAGAAGGAAGACCGGACGGTACAGGGCCGCATCGAGGCCGCGCTGGCGGCCGTACATGGTCACCCGGTCGGCGTCATCGCGGCGGGAAGAACCGACTCCGGCGTCCATGCGACGGGTCAGGTCATCCATTTTTTATCGGATATCGATTCGATCGAAGGTTCGCGGTTCCGGGAGGCGATCAATTCGGGTCTCGATCGAGACGTGAGGGTAATCGAAAGCCGCGAGGCTTCCTTTGATTTTCACGCGCGGTATTCGGCGAGGGTCCGGATTTACCGGTATTTTCTCTATTTTGGTCCGGTGGTGCTTCCGCATTATCACCGGTATGCACTGAGAAGATACCGACGGCCAAATCTCAAAAAGATAAACAGGATGGCCGGATACCTGATCGGCGAACACGATTTTACCAGTTTTTGCGCCTCAGGTGATGAGAGTACGTCGAAGAAGCGGGTCGTTTTTTCTTCATGTTTTTATCCGCAGGGAGATTTTCTGGTCTACAAGATCGCGGCGGACGCATTTTTATACCGGATGGTGCGGAATATCGTGGGAACGATTCTGGAATGCGAAGAAAAAGCGATGCCGGCCGAAATCATCAATGATATTCTTGCGGCACGCGAACGGCGCCGTGCGGGACAGACGATCGAATCGAGAGGACTTTTTCTTGACAAGGTGTTGTATGACGGAGAAGAAAAATCTTTATAA
- a CDS encoding flagellar basal body L-ring protein FlgH, translating into MRIKYLLFLLLICCVLSANGESLWDDDFRGYLSGEKMLQEGDIVIVEIDTSLSLSFISASKDSKNMTFNFSGGDYGHIFSFLPLAQTQADYSARGNEKYSFSTTLVTRIIRIEDDRHVSIEGARSISFDGKEESLRLSGYIDVRDLDGERKIPFSKIADSRLVFQSFMIPGSDILSAGDIEELFSGMENALTGEPESAGAGPEEGGPAAETAMTSTGTGTGIRKVSLSDEKKRELFLRYINKLIDLLFQ; encoded by the coding sequence ATGAGAATAAAATATCTTCTTTTTTTGCTGCTTATATGCTGTGTATTGTCTGCCAATGGCGAAAGCTTGTGGGATGATGATTTTCGCGGATATCTATCGGGCGAAAAAATGCTGCAGGAAGGAGATATTGTCATCGTTGAAATCGACACATCACTTTCGCTTTCTTTTATCTCAGCCTCAAAAGATTCGAAAAACATGACATTCAACTTTTCCGGCGGCGATTACGGACACATTTTTTCTTTTCTTCCGCTCGCGCAAACACAGGCGGATTATTCGGCGCGTGGTAACGAGAAATATTCCTTTTCAACCACCCTGGTTACCCGGATCATCCGTATCGAGGATGACCGTCATGTTTCGATCGAAGGTGCACGAAGTATTTCCTTTGACGGGAAAGAAGAATCGTTGCGGCTTTCCGGTTATATCGATGTGAGGGATCTTGACGGCGAGAGAAAAATCCCTTTTTCCAAAATAGCCGATTCCAGACTCGTGTTTCAAAGTTTTATGATTCCCGGCTCGGATATTTTATCGGCAGGGGATATCGAGGAATTGTTCAGCGGTATGGAAAACGCTTTAACCGGAGAACCGGAATCCGCCGGGGCGGGACCTGAAGAAGGCGGTCCTGCTGCGGAAACCGCGATGACTTCCACCGGAACGGGAACGGGGATAAGGAAGGTGTCGCTTTCCGATGAAAAAAAGAGAGAACTTTTTCTGCGTTATATCAACAAATTGATCGACCTGTTGTTTCAGTAG
- a CDS encoding DNA-directed RNA polymerase subunit omega has translation MGRKNNIGDSDRVLPLDLLVSYEGNMYELTCAAIKRAAQINLAGDIQLEESFGRVVSLAIKQILTKKVEYRLEE, from the coding sequence ATGGGTAGAAAAAACAATATCGGCGATTCGGACAGGGTGCTCCCGCTGGATCTTCTCGTCAGTTACGAAGGGAATATGTATGAACTTACCTGTGCGGCGATAAAGCGTGCCGCGCAGATTAACCTTGCAGGAGACATTCAACTCGAAGAGAGTTTCGGCAGGGTCGTTTCTCTTGCAATAAAGCAAATTCTTACAAAAAAGGTAGAATATCGACTCGAAGAATAA